The Halovivax ruber XH-70 genome includes the window CTCGGGGACGCAGGTGGCGACCTCGCGGTCCCAGTCGAAGCCCAGCCCGATCGACTCCATCTGCTCGCGCATGCGATCGATGGAGTCGAACGTCCAGTCCCGCGGGTTGGTGTCGCGTTCCTTCGCAGCGTTCTCCGCGGGCAGGCCGAACGCGTCCCATCCCATCGGGTGGAGGACGTCATCGCCACGCATCCGACGGTAGCGGGCGTAGGCGTCCGTTATCGTGTAGTTTCGCACGTGGCCCATGTGGAGCTCACCCGAGGGATACGGGTACATTCCGAGGACGTACGTCGGATCGTCGACGTCGTCCGGAGTCCGATACACGTCCGCATCGTCCCACGCGTCCTGCCATCGCCGCTCGACGGCCGCGTGGTCGTATCCCTGGTCGCTCATCAGTATCTACACGTCGAGAGACGGGCGACCCTATAACTTTCCATGCAGGTGCCCGCGGGTGGATCTGGGCCGTGGGTTGTGCCCAACACACACACACACACACACACACCTATCGGTGGCAAACAGTCTCACAGGGTTAAAAACGCGAACGCGATCCGGGCCGCACCGCGGCTTCGTTCGCGACAGGCGCTCACTCGGATCGTCAGCTAATGTCGATCTCGTGGCCGCCGCCCTCGCTCCCGGCGAGTTTCGGGAGTGTCACGGTGAGAACGCCGTTGTTGTACGTGGCCTCGACGCCCTCCTCGTCGACCGGTTCCGGGATGCGGATGCGACGGTCGACCGTTCGCTGGGTCCGCTCGCGGCGGATGTAGTCACCATCCTCGGTGGTCTCCGTCCCGCTCCGACTGGCTTCGAGATGGAGCGCGCCGTCGACCAGCCGGAGATCGACGTCTTCCGTGTCGTAACCGGGCAGGTCGGCAGTGACGACGTACTCCTCACCTGTGTCGGCGACGTCCACGCCGATCGTTCCGGGAACGGCCAGTCCGCTCTCGCCGGCCATCGTGTCCTCGAACTGGTTGCTGAGACGGTCGAACAGTTCTTCGAGATCGTCGAACGGGTTTCGGCGCATACGCGGCTATAGGGGCCGAGCGGAGATAAGTTCCCCCCACGATCGTCGAACGCAACGCCGACTACCTGTCTCGGACAGTGCGCAGGGCTCCACCAATCCTGATCCGAGCTGCCGGTCACTCGACCGCGTGTTCCACGTCGTAGGAGCCGAGCCAGCGCACCCAGCCGTCGTCGAGGACGGCTTCGACCGCCTCGACGGCCGCCTCGATTCGCGGCTCGTACAGTCCACCCTCCAGGTCGAGATGAAAACGGTAGTCGCCCAGTTGCTTCCCGCTCGGTCGGGATTCGATTCGCGTGAGGTTGACGCCCCGCTCCTCGAACGGGCCGAGAAGTTCGTACAGCAGCCCCGGGTGGTTGGACGCCGGATAGATGACGATCGTCGTCTTTCCGCCGGCCGGCGAACGAGCCGACTCGGGCCCGAGCACGAAAAATCGCGTCTCGTTCGACGGACGATCCTGGATCTCGGTCGCGAGCACGCGAAGGGCCTGCTCGGCCGTACTCGGGTGTGCAATGGCCGCGACGGACGGATCCTCCCGGGCCAGTTCGACGGCCGCCGCCGTACTGGCGACGGATTCGCGCGCAACGTCTGGATACTGGTCGGCGAGAAACGACCGACACTGGGCGAGCGCCTGGGAGTGGCTCGTGACGGTCTCGAAATCCTCAGCCTGGGCGAGCAACGCGTGTGTGATCGGGGTGACGACCTCGCGAACGATCGAGACGTCCCGCGCCGCGAGTGCGTCGAGCGTCTCGGTGACGCTTCCCTCGATGCTGTTCTCGATCGGGACGACGCCGCGATCGAACGACCCGTCGGCGACCGCCTCGACGATCGCCGTCACCGACGGCCGGAACGCGACCGAATCGCTCACGGTGCGAGCGGCCCGGTGGGAGTACGTTCCTTCCGGACCGAGCGTGACGGTGTGCATACCCCTGCTAGGCCGTCCCCCGAGAAAAGACCGCGGATCGACCCATCGGGTATCGCCGAACGGAGGATGGTTGACGGGAGGGAGGAACTCCAGGCTGCAGCGTCGGCACACAGCGTACACAGTACGAGAAGCGTCGCTCGTCGCGAACTATCGGCGCAGTAGAAGGGGGCTCAGTACGCCGTCCGATTACTCCTCAATGTGTTCGATACCCTGCTTCGAGACGTTCGCTTCCGTGATCTCCTGGGGCATCCAGTCGGGCTTGTCGTCGGGAGCGGTCTCCTCCCACGCCCAGCCCTCGTAGATGTGTACCTTGTCGGTTCCCTTCTCCCGGAGTTTGAGTTCGACCCGGTCCGCACTCGATTCGCTCGAGCCCGGTTCGAGCCGGCGGGCCGCCTTCAGGGCGGCCTGTCTCGGCGTATTTCCGGAGAAAACACTCGATTCGTCACCGCTTCCTTCGCGAAGTGCGAAGTTTCGCTTACCATCTTCACGTACCATGGTTCCAGCCTCCATGCCAACTCAGCGCACAATATGACATAAAGATATCCCCGACAATCAGCCGACAGCGGCGGTACGTTTAAGTGACGGGCGCGACCACCCTCTTGGGTATCACCGGCTTCCCGCCGAAACCGGGCGACGACGTCGGCTGTACACGGTGTTTCAGGTGGATCGATGGACCCTGTTCGAGCCCGGTCGCCAGCACGGGGCGCCGCCCGATCGGGACACGGCCGGCGTGGACCACCCGTAGTCGATCCGACCACCAATGTGGATCGACCCGACGTCGATTCGCTCCCAGCGTGTCCCTCCTTGTCGTGAAACCCCTCACCGGCGAAAAAACCGGGACCGCCACGCCGTTGCGTAGAAAACACTTAAGTATATCCTACGGCGAACCTCTCAGTAGAACCCCGCGATGGTCCGGAAAAAGAAGCTGAGTCCGAGTGGTGCCAAAGACGAGGACGGCAACTATCACAACGTACACCTCAACTTGCACGAGGACGAACTCGCCGTCGCCGGCATGGACATTGGAGACGACGTGTTCGTGCGCGTCCGCGACGGCAAGATCATCATCCAGAAAGCAGACGAGGACCAGCTCGACCACGAATTCTAGCCGCTCCGAGAGATCCCGTCGCTGGCTCCCCGACCTGACCGGGACGGGCCGACCACTACGAGACCTCGCCGTCAGCGACAGTTAATCACCCGACGGCTCGCCGGTAGGCTCCTGCTAGGGCCATCGCGCGGCCGGCAGTCGCCGCATAACTACGCCGGGTTGTCGATTTTTGCTCGGTAATGGAGTCCGACGTGAGCGCCGACGACGAGTCGGCGTCGGTGGTCGTCCCCGCCATCGACGCACCGAGTAGTGTCGCGTGCCTGCGGTCGCTCGGTCGGCGCGGCGTCCGAACCGTCGTCGTCTCCGAGACGCCGACGGCGCCCGCCGTCCACTCGGCGTACTGCGACGAGGTAGTTCCGGTCCCGGCCCCGCAGGACGACCTGCTTGGGTATCGGGACGCACTGCTCGATCTGGCCCGTCGCGACGCAGTCCACGCGATCGTCCCCGTCCGGGAGGCCGACGTGTACGTCCTCTCGCGCTATCGCGAGGAGTTCGCCGCCGAGATCGAACCGCTCTGGCCGGCGCTCGAGACCCTCCGTCGCGTCCAGGATCGGTGTGCGCTCTTCGAGGCGGCCGAGACCGCTGGAATCGACGCACCGGAGACGCGCCTCGTCGGCGAGATCGACGACCCCGATCGCGAGTGGATCGTCAAGCCGCGCTACTCGATTCTGGCCGACGCCTACGTCGACTGCGACCCGGCTGACTGTACGGCACCGCCGACGACGACCTACCTGCCGCCAGGGACCGAGCCAGACGTCGCGGCGCTCACCGCCGAGATGGGCCACGAACCCATCTGTCAGGAGTACGTCCACACGCCCCACGAGTACGGTTTCTTCGCGCTCTACGACGAGGGCGAGCCCGTCGCGACCTTCCAGCACCGCCAGCGCCGCGGCTACAGCTACGCCGGCGGCCCGAGCGCCTTTCGCGAGTCGGTCGACATCCCTGCGCTCGAAACCGCCGGCCTCGCCCTGCTCGACGAACTCGACTGGCACGGCCTCGCCATGGTGGAGTTCCTGCGCGACGAGGAGACAGGCGAATTCAAACTCATGGAGATCAACCCGCGGTTCTGGTCGTCGCTGCCGTTCACCGTCCAGGCAGGCGTCGACTTCCCGTACTACTACTGGCAGCTGTGCAACGGCGGCGGCGAGATCGCCGCGGCGTACGACGTCGGCGTCGCCGGCCACCTCCTCCGCGGAGAACTGCTCTACCTCCACTCGATCCTCGCCGACGACGTCGACCTGGTCGACCGACCCTCCTTTCCGATCGCGGTCGGCTCAGTCGCCCGCTCGCTCGTCTCACATCCCCGGTTCGATTACCTGCAAAAAGACGATATCCGACCGTTCGTGCAAGACCTCCGAAACGCGGTCGGCTCGCTGCGAACACGATAACGGCGAGAGATCGACTTGTGCTAGAAACGAAAGCGTCCTGTCTCGAAATCGGCGCTCACTCGGCTCCGAATCCGGCCAGATCGAACTCGAACGCGGCGACGGGAACCTCGAGGTCGTGCTCGACGAGCACCGCGGGGTGCAGTTCCCCGATCACGCCCACCGTGTTGCCGTCGACGACGACGCTCGCGGCCCGGCCGTCGACGAACGACGGGTGGTCGGTCGGCGGCGTCTCCAGGTCGACGTCGAACGCGCGACAGAGTGCCTGGAGGCGGGACTTCGCGTCCTCGTAGGCGGCGTCGTGACGAGCGAGGACGCCCGCGACGTGGCGCGACTCGGCGACGCCGGTGGCGGCTGTCTCGTCGACCTCGGCGACGAAGCCGACCTCCGCCAGGTCCTGCGGGTACGCCCGGTGGGTGTTGTTCTCGAGCACCAGGAGGAGCGAGGGGAGCGCCCAGGGGCGGACGATCCCGAAGTCCTCGCTGTAGGGGTTCTTGATCCGGGCGGGTTCGCCGCCGCCGAGGACGTCAGTTCCGGGGTCGACGCCCATGCGGTCGTAGGCGTCGGCCTCGCCGATGAGGTGGAAGTCGAGCATGTCCTCGAACCCGAGCCCGACGAGCGTCTCGCGGACGGCCTCCTCACGCCGACTCCGCTCGTGACGGCCGCCGACGGTACCGATCTCGGGGTAGTTCGGCGCCAGTTCGTTGAAGCCGTAGGCCCGGCCGAGGTCGTCGATCACGTCCAGCGGGTGGAGGACGTCCACGCGGTACGGCGGGATCGTCACGTCGTAGGCGAGTCGACCGGTCGACTCGGCGTCAGTCCCGTTTCCGGTAGTCGATTCGTCGGCCTCGTCCTGGACAGTCGCCTCCAGGCCGGCCCGTTCGGCCAGATCCTGTACCTCCTCCGGGTCGAGTTCGATCCCGAGGATGGACTCGATCCGGTCGTGGGTCACGGTCTTGGTCTTCGTCGAGAGCTCCGGTCGGACGAGAACGGGCGACCCGGTGTCGGCCTCACTGGCTTCGGCGCGCCCGTTCTCGACTGCCTCGCTGTCGCCGGCCTCGTCGCGGCCGTCGCTCTCCTCGATGGCCGCCGCGGCGACCGACGGATCGGCGTACTCGACGGTGACGTCCTCGATAGTGGCGCCACGGGCGTCGAGCGCGTAGCAGATGATCGCACACATCCGGTCGATCGTCCACTGGTCGGTGCCGGTCAGTTCGACGAACAGGTCGCGCGAGTCCGTGGAGACCTCCGTCCGGCGACCGTTGATCACCGGCGGGAAGGAGAACAGCCCGATGTCGTCGTAGATCGCGGGCATCGCCTCGTAGTCGTCGACGACGGGGGCGTACTCGCGACCCGTCGGGTGCTCTTCTAAGACCTCGCCGGGCGTCAGTTCCCGATCCGAGTCGAGGGGGACGAAGCGCTCGCCATCGGGGGCGACGCCGGTGTAGCGGATCGTCGGGTTACCCTCGGTTGCGGGTGCGCCGCGGAGCATCGTCAGGTCGTGGATCCCGATCGCGCCCTTCACCCGGTTGCGGCCCATCGTCGCGTGGAGCTTCTCCTGGAGCTGGATGAGCGAGTCCAGCGACTCCTCGTCCAGATCGACGCCGCGGATCACCGCGCCGGTGACGTACGGCCGCTCGGCGGGGACGGCCTCGTCGACCCGGATCGTCCAGTCGGCCTCGGTCGTCGTCGGGACGTAGACGCCGCGGTCCTCGCCGTACTGGTAGCGCAGCGAGCGGGCGATTCCCTCGACGGAGAGCCGATCGAGGCGGTCAGGCGCGAACTCGAGTTCGAAGTCGCCGTCCTCGGTCTCGCCCTCGTACTCCAGGCCGAGCGCGAAGAGGTCGTCTTTGAGCTCGTCGTCGGCGACGTCCGTCACGTCGGCGAGCGTTCGCAGTTCGTCGGGATCGATGTCGACGGTTGGCATCAGTAAATCACCTCCGCGTTCCGCAGGAACTCGAGATCGGCCAGCGAGCCGTGGAGGTCGCGAATGTCCTCGGCGCCGGTGACCAGCATGGCCAGCCGTTCGAGGGCGAGCCCCCAGGCCATCACGTCGGCCTCGACGCCCAGCGGTTCGAGCATCTCCTCGCGGAAGATGCCCGAGTTGCCGATCTCGATCAGTTCGCCCGTCGTCGGGTGGGTGCCGAACAGTTCGAAGCTCGGCTCCGTGTAGGGGTTGTAGTGCGGTTTGAACTCGATGTCTGTGATCCCGAACTGGGCGTAGAACTCCTCGAACGTCCCCATCAGGTCGCGTACGGAGAGTTCGTCGGCCATCACCCAGCCCTCGATCTGGAAGAACTCGAGCAAGTGTGTCGAGTCGAGCGTGTCGTTGCGGTAGGCCTTCTCCACGCTGAAGAAGCGCGCAGGTGGCTCGATCTCACCAATCTGGTGGCCCGAGAGGTGCCGGGTCGAGAGCGACGTCGTGTGGCCCCGCAGCGCGAGCGCGCGGGCGAAGTCTTCGTCCCAGGGCGAGTGGTAGCCCTCACCGTCTTCACCGACACCCTCGCGGTGAGCGCGTTCGACCCGCTCGACGAGGTCGTCGGGCAGGTCGTCGATGTGACTCGGCTTCTCGAGGGCGAAGCGGTCCCAGTGAGTCCGCGCCGGGTGATCCTGGGGCATGAAGAGGCAATCGTTGATCCAGAAGTCGGCGTCGACGTGCGGCCCGTCCATCTCCTGGAAGCCCATCCCGACGAGGACCTCCTTGACGCGCTCGGCGGTCCGCCGGAGGACGTGCATCCGGCCGCCGTGTCTCTCCTCGGCGTCGGCTTCGACGTTGTACTCGGCGAACTCGGCGTCGCGCCAGTCGCCGCTCGTGAGCAGGTCAGGGGTGAGCTGGCCCACGGTCTCGGCCGTCTCGACGCCGGCCATGAGCTCGGTCACGCCGGCGTCGGTGAGCGTGGCCGACCGCGTCGTCGACTCCTGGCGCTCGAGCAGGTCCCGCCGTTCGAGCTGGTCGACCACCTCGTCGTCCAGCTCGAGGTCGTCAGCGGAGACGCCATCGTCCCCCTCCGCTGGGGCGATCGCCAACAGCGCGGCGGCCTCCGGATCGGAATCGGGATCTGCGTCCGAATCGGCGGTAAGTTCGCCGCTGTCGATCGCGCCATAGCCCTTCCGCGCGTAGTTCGAGAGGGCGATGTCGACCTGCGGACCCTCGAGCCCGGACGCGCCGATGACCTGGCCCATCTGGGCGGGTGTGTCGTCGGCGCCGGCGTCGAGGGCCGCTTCGTAGAGGCGCACCTCGGGGAGGCCGTCGGCCTCGTACGTTTCTCCCTCCTCGGTGAGGGTGATCGATTCCTCGACGTGCTCGGAGACAGCGACCAGGCCCTCCTCCTCGAGGGCGAACAGCGCACCCGTGACCGTCTCGGGCGGCAGGTCGGTCGCCGCCGCGAGGGCGTCGACGGACTGTGCATCGTCTGCGCTCGCAGCCTCCAGGACCGCGAGCTGTGCCTGTGGCAATTGCATTCGCTTGTGTAGTAGCGTGCTCGTCTGTCAGTTAGCGCTTCCGACTCCCGGCGCGCGCCGTGCGCGCGGTCCGATCGGACGGTTTCGCCCCACGCCGCCGATGTGGCCGCGTGGCGATCCACCGTGCCCGTCACCGGGCGAAGAAGAACGCGAATCCCGTCCGCGACTGCAGCGGCTTCTGGGCGACACACCGACGGCGGGATTCGCTCGTCATGTCCACGACACCGTCGAGCGCCGGCAAAAAGTTTGCGAACGGGTCGCGAACAGTTGGGTGGGAACCGGTGGCAAAATGCGGTCCCTCCCCTCACGAGGGAGCAAGGCCTTTCTTGTACTCGAGGCCCGTATCCCTGACCGTGACGGTACCGCGTTCCGAGGCCGACGGTGTGACCATCCGGCGCGCGGAGCGAGCGGACATCCTCGCCGTGGTCCGGATCGAGTCCGCCTCGTTCCCGCAGCCGTGGCCGACGAACGCGTTCGAGGCCTTTCTCGGCGAACCGGGGTTTCTGGTCGCCGTCGACCCGGAAAACCGCGTCGTCGGCTACGCCATCGCCGACGTCACCCCGACCCACGGCGGGCTCCTCGGCCACCTGAAGGACATCGCCGTCCATCCGGAGCGACGCGGCAACGGCATCGCGACGGCGCTTCTCGGTCGCGTGTTCACGCTGATGTACACGAGCGGGGCGGACAGCCTCAAACTCGAGGTTCGCGAGTCGAACGAGCCGGCGATCGAACTCTACCGTTCGGCCGGGTTCGAGCCGCTGCGTCGCGTCGACGGCTACTACGCCGACGGCGAAGACGCCATCGTGATGCTCCACGACCTCGACGGGTGACCGGCCGGACGGCGGGCTGACAGCCACGAACGACGAGTGTCAGACGAGAATCGAGACTCGGGAGCGCCGTCGTTTTCTGCCTCGCGCCAGTACGACCAGGTATGGGATACGCCTGCCCGGTCTGTGGCGCCGAACAAGCCGACGGTGTCCACCTCGCGAACCACCTCGCCGTGACGGCGTCGCTCGGCCGCTCCGACCACGAGGCGTGGCTCGCCGAGTACGCACCGGACTGGCGCGACGACTCGCCCGACGAACTCGCCGACAGAGTCACTCCCCACGCCACGGAGATCGAGACGCCCGCGTTCGAAACCGACGACGGCAGCCGCCCACAGACGGGCTTCGAACACGAGCTGGCCGCCCAGACGCGCGGTTCCGGCCGCGGCAGCCACACGGCTACGACTGCCGGTCACGGAACGGGAGCGGACCCGCTGACAGACACCACCACTCGATCGGCTGACGTCGAGTCGGTCCTCGCCGAAGCACGCGAACTGACCGAGGAGATCCGCGCAGGCGCCGACGACGAACGGGACGGCACCGAAGACGGCGACGATCACGAGGAGGCCGCCGACGGTCCCGCACCGACGGACGGAGACGAAAACGCGTAACTACCGTCCAGCCGACCGGACAGGTATGGAACGGAGAGGACTCTTCGCACCGGAGACGATCGAGGAGGCACGCGAGTACTTCGAAG containing:
- a CDS encoding Hsp20/alpha crystallin family protein; the encoded protein is MRRNPFDDLEELFDRLSNQFEDTMAGESGLAVPGTIGVDVADTGEEYVVTADLPGYDTEDVDLRLVDGALHLEASRSGTETTEDGDYIRRERTQRTVDRRIRIPEPVDEEGVEATYNNGVLTVTLPKLAGSEGGGHEIDIS
- a CDS encoding DUF5810 domain-containing protein — translated: MGYACPVCGAEQADGVHLANHLAVTASLGRSDHEAWLAEYAPDWRDDSPDELADRVTPHATEIETPAFETDDGSRPQTGFEHELAAQTRGSGRGSHTATTAGHGTGADPLTDTTTRSADVESVLAEARELTEEIRAGADDERDGTEDGDDHEEAADGPAPTDGDENA
- the pheA gene encoding prephenate dehydratase; translated protein: MHTVTLGPEGTYSHRAARTVSDSVAFRPSVTAIVEAVADGSFDRGVVPIENSIEGSVTETLDALAARDVSIVREVVTPITHALLAQAEDFETVTSHSQALAQCRSFLADQYPDVARESVASTAAAVELAREDPSVAAIAHPSTAEQALRVLATEIQDRPSNETRFFVLGPESARSPAGGKTTIVIYPASNHPGLLYELLGPFEERGVNLTRIESRPSGKQLGDYRFHLDLEGGLYEPRIEAAVEAVEAVLDDGWVRWLGSYDVEHAVE
- the pheS gene encoding phenylalanine--tRNA ligase subunit alpha, with product MQLPQAQLAVLEAASADDAQSVDALAAATDLPPETVTGALFALEEEGLVAVSEHVEESITLTEEGETYEADGLPEVRLYEAALDAGADDTPAQMGQVIGASGLEGPQVDIALSNYARKGYGAIDSGELTADSDADPDSDPEAAALLAIAPAEGDDGVSADDLELDDEVVDQLERRDLLERQESTTRSATLTDAGVTELMAGVETAETVGQLTPDLLTSGDWRDAEFAEYNVEADAEERHGGRMHVLRRTAERVKEVLVGMGFQEMDGPHVDADFWINDCLFMPQDHPARTHWDRFALEKPSHIDDLPDDLVERVERAHREGVGEDGEGYHSPWDEDFARALALRGHTTSLSTRHLSGHQIGEIEPPARFFSVEKAYRNDTLDSTHLLEFFQIEGWVMADELSVRDLMGTFEEFYAQFGITDIEFKPHYNPYTEPSFELFGTHPTTGELIEIGNSGIFREEMLEPLGVEADVMAWGLALERLAMLVTGAEDIRDLHGSLADLEFLRNAEVIY
- a CDS encoding non-histone chromosomal MC1 family protein, which encodes MVREDGKRNFALREGSGDESSVFSGNTPRQAALKAARRLEPGSSESSADRVELKLREKGTDKVHIYEGWAWEETAPDDKPDWMPQEITEANVSKQGIEHIEE
- the rimI gene encoding ribosomal protein S18-alanine N-acetyltransferase, encoding MTVPRSEADGVTIRRAERADILAVVRIESASFPQPWPTNAFEAFLGEPGFLVAVDPENRVVGYAIADVTPTHGGLLGHLKDIAVHPERRGNGIATALLGRVFTLMYTSGADSLKLEVRESNEPAIELYRSAGFEPLRRVDGYYADGEDAIVMLHDLDG
- a CDS encoding phenylalanine--tRNA ligase beta subunit-related protein, producing the protein MPTVDIDPDELRTLADVTDVADDELKDDLFALGLEYEGETEDGDFELEFAPDRLDRLSVEGIARSLRYQYGEDRGVYVPTTTEADWTIRVDEAVPAERPYVTGAVIRGVDLDEESLDSLIQLQEKLHATMGRNRVKGAIGIHDLTMLRGAPATEGNPTIRYTGVAPDGERFVPLDSDRELTPGEVLEEHPTGREYAPVVDDYEAMPAIYDDIGLFSFPPVINGRRTEVSTDSRDLFVELTGTDQWTIDRMCAIICYALDARGATIEDVTVEYADPSVAAAAIEESDGRDEAGDSEAVENGRAEASEADTGSPVLVRPELSTKTKTVTHDRIESILGIELDPEEVQDLAERAGLEATVQDEADESTTGNGTDAESTGRLAYDVTIPPYRVDVLHPLDVIDDLGRAYGFNELAPNYPEIGTVGGRHERSRREEAVRETLVGLGFEDMLDFHLIGEADAYDRMGVDPGTDVLGGGEPARIKNPYSEDFGIVRPWALPSLLLVLENNTHRAYPQDLAEVGFVAEVDETAATGVAESRHVAGVLARHDAAYEDAKSRLQALCRAFDVDLETPPTDHPSFVDGRAASVVVDGNTVGVIGELHPAVLVEHDLEVPVAAFEFDLAGFGAE
- a CDS encoding carboxylate--amine ligase; its protein translation is MESDVSADDESASVVVPAIDAPSSVACLRSLGRRGVRTVVVSETPTAPAVHSAYCDEVVPVPAPQDDLLGYRDALLDLARRDAVHAIVPVREADVYVLSRYREEFAAEIEPLWPALETLRRVQDRCALFEAAETAGIDAPETRLVGEIDDPDREWIVKPRYSILADAYVDCDPADCTAPPTTTYLPPGTEPDVAALTAEMGHEPICQEYVHTPHEYGFFALYDEGEPVATFQHRQRRGYSYAGGPSAFRESVDIPALETAGLALLDELDWHGLAMVEFLRDEETGEFKLMEINPRFWSSLPFTVQAGVDFPYYYWQLCNGGGEIAAAYDVGVAGHLLRGELLYLHSILADDVDLVDRPSFPIAVGSVARSLVSHPRFDYLQKDDIRPFVQDLRNAVGSLRTR